From one Melospiza melodia melodia isolate bMelMel2 chromosome 6, bMelMel2.pri, whole genome shotgun sequence genomic stretch:
- the SLC25A21 gene encoding mitochondrial 2-oxodicarboxylate carrier isoform X4: MMVPIQWLTDELLGQIYIAHVFPDILFQAYIFILALLRHLFFTFEQYKKLLGYASLPPGLAFAVAGLGSGLTEAVVVNPFEVVKVTLQTNQNAFTEQPSSFVQAQQIIKTGGLGSQGLNKGLTATLGRHGVFNMVYFGFYFNVKNVLPVNKDPNLEFLRKFGIGLVSGTIASIINIPFDVAKSRIQGPQPVPGEIKYRTCFKTMATVYKEEGFLALYKGLLPKIMRLGPGGAVMLLVYEYVYAWLQDAVNHKEHF, from the exons atgatggTGCCAATACAATGGTTAACAGATgaacttttggggcaaatttatATTGCTCATGTGTTCCCAGACATCTTGTTTCAAGCATATATTTTTATCTTAGCATTATTGAGACATCTG TTTTTTACCTTTGAACAATACAAGAAGCTTCTGGGATATGCATCACTGCCACCAGGGCTG GCATTTGCAGTTGCTGGCTTGGGATCTGGGTTGACAGAGGCAGTTGTGGTTAACCCATTTGAAGTAGTGAAGGTTACCTTACAGACCAATCAGAATGCTTTCACAGAG CAACCATCTAGCTTTGTTCAAGCTCAGCAGATCATTAAAACCGGCGGCCTGGGCTCCCAAGGACTCAACAAAGGCCTCACTGCAACACTGGGCCGTCACGGAGTGTTTAACATGGTTTACTTTGGATTCTACTTCAACGTGAAAAACGTTCTTCCAGTCAATAAA gaccCAAATTTGGAGTTTTTGAGGAAATTTGGAATTGGGCTAGTCTCAGGAACAATAGCCTCAATTATTAACATTCCTTTTGATGTTGCAAAAAGTAGGATTCAAGGACCACAGCCAGTTCCTGGAGAGATCAAGTACAGAACCTGTTTTAAAACTATGGCAACAGTCTATAAAGAGGAAGG ATTTCTGGCTCTGTACAAAGGCTTGCTTCCCAAGATCATGAGGCTCGGTCCAG GTGGTGCTGTGATGCTTTTGGTTTACGAATATGTTTATGCATGGCTTCAGGACGCAGTTAATCACAAGGAGCATTTCTGA